Proteins encoded in a region of the Octopus sinensis linkage group LG8, ASM634580v1, whole genome shotgun sequence genome:
- the LOC115214928 gene encoding potassium voltage-gated channel subfamily A member 1 isoform X3, producing MYKRSDRVIINVSGLRFETQTRTLSQFPDTLLGNPKKRNRYYDPYRNEYFFDRNRPSFDAILYFYHSGGRLRRPSNVPLDIFLEEIKFFELGEEVIEKYRAEEGFIKEEEKPLPENEFQRRVWLLVEHPESSTPARVIAIMSVSIIVISIVTFCLETLPEFKRYELLNDTIIVDDAMPKFGTPFFIIETGCIIWFTMELLIRFASCPVKLDFFKDSMNAIDIVSIIPYFITLGTVIQNDTNSQDKQNMSLAILRVIRLVRVFRIFKLSRHSKGLQILGQTLKASLRELGLLIFFLVIGVVLFSSAVYFAEVDTEESHFKSIPDSFWWAVVTMTTVGYGDMSPIGVYGKLVGSLCAIAGVLTIALPVPVIVSNFNYFYHRDTESTDDKERYHHVTSATGYYDEKISSYTSEVESDIMEIDEASMYTEKWKEGHISNTNNIGFNHIKNNLSMQTDV from the coding sequence ATGTACAAGCGGTCAGATCGTGTTATCATCAACGTAAGCGGGCTAAGGTTCGAAACACAAACACGAACTCTTAGTCAGTTTCCGGATACGCTGTTAGGTAACCCTAAGAAGCGGAACCGCTATTACGACCCTTACCGCAATGAATATTTCTTCGATAGAAATCGTCCCAGTTTTGATGCCATCCTGTATTTCTACCACAGTGGAGGTCGTCTTCGAAGACCTTCTAATGTTCCATTGGATATATTCCTGGAGGAGATTAAGTTTTTCGAACTCGGCGAAGAGGTCATTGAAAAATACCGTGCAGAAGAGGGATttatcaaagaagaagaaaaacctctTCCCGAGAACGAATTCCAGCGACGTGTGTGGCTACTGGTTGAGCATCCAGAAAGTTCTACCCCTGCTCGTGTAATCGCCATAATGTCTGTCAGCATTATTGTTATATCAATCGTTACGTTTTGCTTAGAAACCTTACCGGAATTCAAACGATATGAACTACTCAATGATACCATTATTGTAGATGATGCCATGCCAAAATTCGGCACGCCATTTTTCATCATTGAAACCGGATGCATAATATGGTTTACTATGGAATTGTTAATACGTTTCGCTTCCTGTCCTGTGAAATTGGATTTCTTTAAGGACAGTATGAATGCTATAGATATCGTGTCGATTATACCTTACTTTATTACTTTAGGGACTGTCATTCAAAATGATACAAATAGTCAAGACAAGCAAAACATGTCACTGGCTATTTTAAGGGTTATCCGTCTTGTGAGAGTGTTCCGTATCTTTAAACTGTCACGTCATTCCAAAGGGCTTCAAATCCTTGGTCAAACTTTGAAGGCCAGTTTACGAGAGTTAGGTTTACTGATTTTCTTTCTTGTCATTGGCGTTGTGTTGTTCTCCAGTGCGGTATATTTTGCCGAAGTGGACACCGAAGAGAGCCATTTCAAAAGCATTCCCGATTCCTTTTGGTGGGCCGTCGTCACCATGACAACCGTCGGTTATGGTGACATGTCGCCAATAGGCGTGTATGGTAAATTAGTCGGATCGCTCTGTGCTATTGCTGGAGTGTTGACTATTGCCCTGCCCGTTCCGGTCATTGTGTCGAACTTTAATTATTTCTATCACAGAGACACGGAATCTACTGACGACAAAGAAAGGTACCACCATGTAACGTCAGCGACGGGTTACTATGATGAAAAGATAAGCTCTTATACATCGGAAGTTGAGTCTGATATAATGGAGATAGATGAAGCAAGTATGTACacggagaaatggaaagaagggCATATTAGCAATACGAATAATATAGGGTTTAATCATATCAAAAATAATCTAAGCATGCAAACCGATGTATGA
- the LOC115214928 gene encoding potassium voltage-gated channel subfamily A member 1 isoform X1 produces the protein MRSFDSEGSLDLKNPDEENNQLDAGSGSLRMYKRSDRVIINVSGLRFETQTRTLSQFPDTLLGNPKKRNRYYDPYRNEYFFDRNRPSFDAILYFYHSGGRLRRPSNVPLDIFLEEIKFFELGEEVIEKYRAEEGFIKEEEKPLPENEFQRRVWLLVEHPESSTPARVIAIMSVSIIVISIVTFCLETLPEFKRYELLNDTIIVDDAMPKFGTPFFIIETGCIIWFTMELLIRFASCPVKLDFFKDSMNAIDIVSIIPYFITLGTVIQNDTNSQDKQNMSLAILRVIRLVRVFRIFKLSRHSKGLQILGQTLKASLRELGLLIFFLVIGVVLFSSAVYFAEVDTEESHFKSIPDSFWWAVVTMTTVGYGDMSPIGVYGKLVGSLCAIAGVLTIALPVPVIVSNFNYFYHRDTESTDDKERYHHVTSATGYYDEKISSYTSEVESDIMEIDEASMYTEKWKEGHISNTNNIGFNHIKNNLSMQTDV, from the coding sequence GTCTCTGGACTTAAAAAACCCGGATGAAGAGAACAACCAGTTGGATGCTGGTAGTGGCTCTCTTCGAATGTACAAGCGGTCAGATCGTGTTATCATCAACGTAAGCGGGCTAAGGTTCGAAACACAAACACGAACTCTTAGTCAGTTTCCGGATACGCTGTTAGGTAACCCTAAGAAGCGGAACCGCTATTACGACCCTTACCGCAATGAATATTTCTTCGATAGAAATCGTCCCAGTTTTGATGCCATCCTGTATTTCTACCACAGTGGAGGTCGTCTTCGAAGACCTTCTAATGTTCCATTGGATATATTCCTGGAGGAGATTAAGTTTTTCGAACTCGGCGAAGAGGTCATTGAAAAATACCGTGCAGAAGAGGGATttatcaaagaagaagaaaaacctctTCCCGAGAACGAATTCCAGCGACGTGTGTGGCTACTGGTTGAGCATCCAGAAAGTTCTACCCCTGCTCGTGTAATCGCCATAATGTCTGTCAGCATTATTGTTATATCAATCGTTACGTTTTGCTTAGAAACCTTACCGGAATTCAAACGATATGAACTACTCAATGATACCATTATTGTAGATGATGCCATGCCAAAATTCGGCACGCCATTTTTCATCATTGAAACCGGATGCATAATATGGTTTACTATGGAATTGTTAATACGTTTCGCTTCCTGTCCTGTGAAATTGGATTTCTTTAAGGACAGTATGAATGCTATAGATATCGTGTCGATTATACCTTACTTTATTACTTTAGGGACTGTCATTCAAAATGATACAAATAGTCAAGACAAGCAAAACATGTCACTGGCTATTTTAAGGGTTATCCGTCTTGTGAGAGTGTTCCGTATCTTTAAACTGTCACGTCATTCCAAAGGGCTTCAAATCCTTGGTCAAACTTTGAAGGCCAGTTTACGAGAGTTAGGTTTACTGATTTTCTTTCTTGTCATTGGCGTTGTGTTGTTCTCCAGTGCGGTATATTTTGCCGAAGTGGACACCGAAGAGAGCCATTTCAAAAGCATTCCCGATTCCTTTTGGTGGGCCGTCGTCACCATGACAACCGTCGGTTATGGTGACATGTCGCCAATAGGCGTGTATGGTAAATTAGTCGGATCGCTCTGTGCTATTGCTGGAGTGTTGACTATTGCCCTGCCCGTTCCGGTCATTGTGTCGAACTTTAATTATTTCTATCACAGAGACACGGAATCTACTGACGACAAAGAAAGGTACCACCATGTAACGTCAGCGACGGGTTACTATGATGAAAAGATAAGCTCTTATACATCGGAAGTTGAGTCTGATATAATGGAGATAGATGAAGCAAGTATGTACacggagaaatggaaagaagggCATATTAGCAATACGAATAATATAGGGTTTAATCATATCAAAAATAATCTAAGCATGCAAACCGATGTATGA
- the LOC115214928 gene encoding potassium voltage-gated channel subfamily A member 1 isoform X2 gives MRDLTIGSLDLKNPDEENNQLDAGSGSLRMYKRSDRVIINVSGLRFETQTRTLSQFPDTLLGNPKKRNRYYDPYRNEYFFDRNRPSFDAILYFYHSGGRLRRPSNVPLDIFLEEIKFFELGEEVIEKYRAEEGFIKEEEKPLPENEFQRRVWLLVEHPESSTPARVIAIMSVSIIVISIVTFCLETLPEFKRYELLNDTIIVDDAMPKFGTPFFIIETGCIIWFTMELLIRFASCPVKLDFFKDSMNAIDIVSIIPYFITLGTVIQNDTNSQDKQNMSLAILRVIRLVRVFRIFKLSRHSKGLQILGQTLKASLRELGLLIFFLVIGVVLFSSAVYFAEVDTEESHFKSIPDSFWWAVVTMTTVGYGDMSPIGVYGKLVGSLCAIAGVLTIALPVPVIVSNFNYFYHRDTESTDDKERYHHVTSATGYYDEKISSYTSEVESDIMEIDEASMYTEKWKEGHISNTNNIGFNHIKNNLSMQTDV, from the coding sequence GTCTCTGGACTTAAAAAACCCGGATGAAGAGAACAACCAGTTGGATGCTGGTAGTGGCTCTCTTCGAATGTACAAGCGGTCAGATCGTGTTATCATCAACGTAAGCGGGCTAAGGTTCGAAACACAAACACGAACTCTTAGTCAGTTTCCGGATACGCTGTTAGGTAACCCTAAGAAGCGGAACCGCTATTACGACCCTTACCGCAATGAATATTTCTTCGATAGAAATCGTCCCAGTTTTGATGCCATCCTGTATTTCTACCACAGTGGAGGTCGTCTTCGAAGACCTTCTAATGTTCCATTGGATATATTCCTGGAGGAGATTAAGTTTTTCGAACTCGGCGAAGAGGTCATTGAAAAATACCGTGCAGAAGAGGGATttatcaaagaagaagaaaaacctctTCCCGAGAACGAATTCCAGCGACGTGTGTGGCTACTGGTTGAGCATCCAGAAAGTTCTACCCCTGCTCGTGTAATCGCCATAATGTCTGTCAGCATTATTGTTATATCAATCGTTACGTTTTGCTTAGAAACCTTACCGGAATTCAAACGATATGAACTACTCAATGATACCATTATTGTAGATGATGCCATGCCAAAATTCGGCACGCCATTTTTCATCATTGAAACCGGATGCATAATATGGTTTACTATGGAATTGTTAATACGTTTCGCTTCCTGTCCTGTGAAATTGGATTTCTTTAAGGACAGTATGAATGCTATAGATATCGTGTCGATTATACCTTACTTTATTACTTTAGGGACTGTCATTCAAAATGATACAAATAGTCAAGACAAGCAAAACATGTCACTGGCTATTTTAAGGGTTATCCGTCTTGTGAGAGTGTTCCGTATCTTTAAACTGTCACGTCATTCCAAAGGGCTTCAAATCCTTGGTCAAACTTTGAAGGCCAGTTTACGAGAGTTAGGTTTACTGATTTTCTTTCTTGTCATTGGCGTTGTGTTGTTCTCCAGTGCGGTATATTTTGCCGAAGTGGACACCGAAGAGAGCCATTTCAAAAGCATTCCCGATTCCTTTTGGTGGGCCGTCGTCACCATGACAACCGTCGGTTATGGTGACATGTCGCCAATAGGCGTGTATGGTAAATTAGTCGGATCGCTCTGTGCTATTGCTGGAGTGTTGACTATTGCCCTGCCCGTTCCGGTCATTGTGTCGAACTTTAATTATTTCTATCACAGAGACACGGAATCTACTGACGACAAAGAAAGGTACCACCATGTAACGTCAGCGACGGGTTACTATGATGAAAAGATAAGCTCTTATACATCGGAAGTTGAGTCTGATATAATGGAGATAGATGAAGCAAGTATGTACacggagaaatggaaagaagggCATATTAGCAATACGAATAATATAGGGTTTAATCATATCAAAAATAATCTAAGCATGCAAACCGATGTATGA